The following coding sequences lie in one Sphingomonas sp. M1-B02 genomic window:
- a CDS encoding glycosyltransferase, translating into MPHLTCSETAHHILTYAQTMQGGGVERSMLRMAAGWLERGRRVTLVLGCSAGPLAAEIPHGVERIELADASYRALLGLAGHVRSMQSDLIFCPGNHYSGVAAVTRLRLGRHCPPIVAKVSNALVRPELSVGAAWRYRQWLRTHPRFLDQLVAMTPAMAAEAVAEMRMPRERVHVIANPPAGPQPGAAPVALPEGRYILGVGRLEPQKRWERLIAALPGLADREIALVILGEGSARAALEAQVAALRLGHRVTLPGHSGDPLPALAGAQVAVLTSDYEGVPGVLREALSVGTPVVSTESSVAVREIVHAPELGTVVPREDAGALVGALDHWLTPGRPRPAPVRASGDPIGDYLALFDSTVAQRSR; encoded by the coding sequence ATGCCGCACCTCACCTGTTCCGAAACCGCGCATCATATCCTGACCTATGCCCAGACGATGCAGGGCGGCGGTGTAGAACGGTCGATGCTGCGCATGGCCGCGGGATGGCTGGAACGCGGACGGCGGGTGACGCTGGTGCTGGGCTGCAGCGCCGGCCCGCTGGCAGCCGAGATTCCCCACGGTGTGGAGCGAATCGAGCTGGCCGACGCAAGCTATCGCGCGCTGCTCGGCCTGGCGGGGCATGTCCGCAGCATGCAGTCCGACCTGATCTTCTGCCCCGGCAATCATTATAGCGGCGTCGCGGCGGTCACCCGGCTGCGGCTGGGGCGGCACTGTCCGCCGATCGTCGCCAAGGTCTCCAATGCCCTGGTTCGGCCCGAATTGAGCGTCGGTGCAGCGTGGCGCTATCGCCAATGGCTGCGGACGCATCCCCGCTTCCTCGATCAGCTTGTGGCGATGACCCCGGCAATGGCGGCGGAGGCGGTGGCCGAGATGCGGATGCCGCGCGAGCGGGTGCATGTGATCGCCAATCCACCTGCCGGGCCACAGCCCGGCGCCGCGCCGGTCGCACTGCCGGAGGGGCGCTATATCCTCGGCGTCGGTCGGCTCGAGCCGCAAAAACGCTGGGAGCGGTTGATCGCGGCGCTGCCCGGGCTGGCCGACCGCGAAATCGCGCTGGTCATCCTGGGCGAAGGATCGGCGCGAGCGGCGCTGGAGGCGCAGGTCGCGGCGCTGAGGCTGGGCCATCGCGTGACGCTGCCGGGGCATTCGGGCGATCCGCTGCCGGCATTGGCGGGCGCGCAGGTGGCGGTGCTGACGTCGGACTATGAGGGCGTGCCGGGAGTGCTGCGCGAAGCGCTGTCGGTGGGGACCCCGGTGGTCTCGACCGAATCGAGCGTGGCGGTGCGCGAGATCGTGCATGCCCCCGAACTTGGCACCGTCGTCCCGCGCGAGGATGCGGGGGCGCTGGTCGGGGCACTCGATCATTGGTTGACGCCGGGCCGGCCGCGACCGGCACCGGTGCGGGCAAGCGGCGATCCGATCGGCGACTATCTCGCCTTGTTCGATTCGACCGTGGCTCAGCGCAGCCGGTAA
- a CDS encoding TonB-dependent receptor yields the protein MIVVTGRGLETPPGEAAYDTVTIERERLAGTASGRLEDVLRDAAGVAQFRRSDSRSAHPTSQGITLRGLGGNASSRALLLLDGVPQTDPFGGWVAFPAYLPDRLASVRVTRGGGSGYAGPGALAGTVELTSGAPHELGPLALRAAYGSRNSRDASAVGAVEAGSGFFTIAGQYARGDGFVPTIAEDRGPVDRAAPYRQASLALRGVVDLGSGTELQANVSGFTDRRDRGVDFTQVRSDGADASLRIVKRGGWGWSLLGYLQTRQFASGFASVNDARDSVSASLDQYSVPATGIGGRVELAPPIGGGVTLRLGSDVRRVSGKTQERYTFVAGAPTRLRVAGGESTTLGAFADASLESGALTLNAGGRIDHWDISGGTLFETPLGGGVPLTDTRFADRSGLEATGRVGAALALGSVTLRIAAYRGWRLPTLNELYRPFRVGADATAANAALDPERLTGAEIGVDWRPTPSLSLRATGYWNRLDSAIANVTLANGPGTFAGVGFVSAAGVYRQRQNLDAVEARGVELEGRFSQGPVSVSASYAFTDSRVRATGIAAALDGLRPAQTAQHQGSATLAWLRGDLGASLTARYASPQFEDDQNSRTLADALTFDAVAALPLGSGLALEARAENLTDARVEAGISGPGVIERATPRTLWLGFRYRLR from the coding sequence GTGATCGTGGTCACCGGGCGCGGACTCGAAACGCCCCCCGGCGAGGCGGCATACGATACGGTGACGATCGAGCGCGAACGCCTCGCCGGCACCGCCAGCGGTCGGCTCGAGGATGTGCTGCGCGACGCCGCCGGGGTGGCCCAGTTCCGCCGTTCCGATTCGCGCTCGGCGCATCCGACCAGCCAGGGGATCACACTGCGCGGCCTTGGCGGCAATGCCTCGAGCCGCGCGCTGCTCCTGCTCGACGGCGTGCCGCAGACCGATCCGTTCGGCGGCTGGGTCGCCTTCCCGGCTTATTTGCCCGATCGGCTCGCCTCTGTGCGAGTCACCCGCGGTGGCGGCAGCGGCTATGCCGGCCCCGGCGCGCTTGCCGGCACGGTCGAGCTGACCAGCGGCGCCCCGCACGAACTCGGCCCGCTGGCGCTGCGCGCGGCCTATGGCAGCCGGAACAGCCGGGACGCGAGCGCAGTCGGCGCGGTCGAGGCGGGCAGCGGCTTCTTCACGATCGCCGGCCAATATGCACGCGGCGACGGCTTCGTGCCGACGATCGCCGAGGATCGCGGCCCGGTCGATCGCGCCGCGCCCTACCGGCAGGCCAGCCTCGCGCTGCGCGGCGTCGTCGATCTCGGCAGCGGTACCGAGTTGCAGGCCAATGTCTCGGGCTTCACCGATCGTCGCGATCGCGGCGTCGATTTCACCCAGGTGCGCAGCGACGGCGCCGATGCCAGCCTGCGGATCGTCAAGCGCGGCGGCTGGGGCTGGTCGCTGCTCGGCTATCTGCAGACCCGCCAGTTCGCGAGCGGCTTTGCCAGCGTCAACGATGCGCGCGACAGCGTCTCGGCCAGCCTCGACCAGTATAGCGTCCCCGCGACCGGCATCGGCGGCCGTGTCGAACTCGCGCCCCCGATCGGCGGCGGGGTCACGCTGCGGCTGGGTAGCGACGTCCGCCGCGTCTCGGGCAAGACGCAGGAGCGCTATACCTTCGTCGCCGGCGCGCCGACCCGGTTGCGCGTCGCGGGCGGCGAAAGCACGACGCTGGGTGCCTTCGCCGATGCCAGCCTCGAATCGGGGGCACTCACGCTCAACGCCGGCGGCCGCATCGATCACTGGGATATCAGCGGCGGCACGCTGTTCGAAACCCCGCTTGGCGGCGGCGTCCCGCTCACCGACACGCGCTTCGCCGATCGCAGCGGGCTGGAGGCGACCGGCCGGGTCGGTGCGGCGCTCGCGCTCGGCAGCGTCACCCTGCGCATCGCCGCCTATCGCGGCTGGCGGCTGCCGACGCTCAACGAGCTGTACCGGCCGTTCCGGGTCGGCGCCGATGCGACCGCCGCCAACGCCGCGCTCGATCCCGAACGGCTGACCGGCGCCGAGATCGGGGTCGACTGGAGGCCCACGCCTTCGCTCAGCCTGCGCGCGACCGGCTATTGGAACCGGCTCGACAGTGCCATCGCCAACGTGACCCTCGCCAACGGGCCCGGCACCTTCGCGGGGGTCGGATTCGTCTCGGCGGCGGGGGTCTATCGCCAGCGGCAGAATCTCGATGCGGTCGAGGCGCGCGGAGTCGAGCTCGAAGGGCGCTTCAGCCAGGGGCCGGTCAGCGTCTCGGCTTCCTATGCCTTCACCGATTCGCGGGTCCGCGCCACCGGCATCGCCGCCGCGCTCGATGGCCTGCGCCCGGCGCAGACCGCGCAGCATCAGGGTTCGGCGACGCTCGCCTGGTTGCGCGGAGATCTTGGCGCGTCGCTCACCGCGCGTTATGCCAGCCCCCAGTTCGAGGATGACCAGAACAGCCGCACGCTCGCCGACGCGCTGACTTTCGATGCGGTCGCCGCGCTCCCGCTGGGCAGCGGGCTGGCGCTCGAGGCACGCGCCGAGAATCTAACCGATGCTCGAGTCGAGGCGGGGATCAGCGGCCCCGGCGTGATCGAGCGCGCGACCCCCCGCACGCTTTGGCTGGGCTTCCGTTACCGGCTGCGCTGA
- the maiA gene encoding maleylacetoacetate isomerase: MILLHDYFRSSAGYRVRIALNLKGLAYERHEIMLLENQQGSAEHLARNPQGLVPALEVDGLVLTQSLAIIDWLDSRYSEPRLIPAEPDARAAAMAKALVIGADIHPLNNLRVMRWLKQELGAEEAARNDWTRHWIAEGFAALEAMAGAGPFLGGDTPNIADVFLVPQMFNARRFDTPLEAFPKLLRADAAARETGAFAAAHPDRVAPK; the protein is encoded by the coding sequence ATGATCCTGCTCCACGACTATTTCCGTTCTTCGGCCGGCTATCGGGTGCGGATCGCGCTCAATCTCAAGGGCCTGGCCTATGAACGGCACGAGATCATGCTGCTCGAGAACCAGCAAGGCAGCGCCGAGCATCTGGCGCGCAACCCCCAGGGGCTTGTTCCGGCGCTCGAGGTGGACGGTCTGGTGCTGACTCAGAGCCTCGCGATCATCGACTGGCTCGATTCGCGCTACTCCGAGCCGCGGCTGATCCCCGCAGAGCCCGATGCCCGCGCCGCCGCGATGGCGAAGGCGCTGGTGATCGGCGCGGACATCCATCCGCTCAACAATCTGCGCGTGATGCGCTGGCTCAAGCAGGAACTCGGCGCCGAGGAGGCTGCGCGCAACGATTGGACCCGGCACTGGATCGCGGAGGGCTTCGCCGCGTTGGAGGCGATGGCCGGAGCAGGGCCGTTCCTGGGCGGCGATACCCCCAATATCGCCGACGTCTTTCTGGTGCCGCAAATGTTCAACGCCCGCCGTTTCGATACGCCGCTCGAGGCCTTTCCCAAGCTGCTTCGCGCCGACGCCGCCGCGCGGGAGACAGGTGCCTTCGCGGCGGCGCATCCGGATCGTGTGGCGCCTAAGTGA
- a CDS encoding AI-2E family transporter, whose protein sequence is MSADSAAAEGIEVVQEPGPNEMRDPIVRAELKRASVWFGLAIGVALVVLLIQPLLIIFAGLVFASLLDGGVRLLGRVLPIPRGLRLLIVVILVIAFIGSVFYLTGVQIAMQAGQLSTTLETQGNRVVAWISGLGLMPGRADLAGMLQQALGSVGRLTSAVGSVLGAAASLVMILTIGLFVAIEPRIYERGLQWMVPVAARDEFALTIGRMARTLRVLLAGRLLGMLFEGMLTWILLSIAGVPMALLLGILTGILAFIPNIGAFVSGVLMVSVGFSAGYDQGFWAIIIYFAVQTFDGYVLIPLVAKRTVDLPPALTLSAQILASTLFGLLGLALADPMVAMIKVALESEAERSARTSATLRRGFQWRFRHREGGPSELPSGPGA, encoded by the coding sequence ATGAGCGCCGATTCGGCCGCCGCCGAGGGGATCGAGGTGGTGCAGGAGCCCGGCCCCAACGAAATGCGCGATCCGATTGTGCGCGCCGAGCTCAAGCGTGCTTCGGTATGGTTCGGCCTGGCGATCGGCGTCGCGCTGGTCGTGCTTCTGATTCAGCCGCTGCTGATCATTTTCGCCGGCCTCGTCTTCGCGTCGCTGCTCGATGGGGGCGTTCGCCTGCTCGGTCGAGTGCTGCCGATCCCGCGCGGACTGCGGCTGCTGATCGTCGTGATTCTCGTCATCGCCTTCATCGGCAGCGTCTTCTATCTGACTGGCGTCCAGATCGCGATGCAGGCGGGGCAGCTCAGCACGACGCTCGAGACACAAGGCAATCGCGTCGTCGCCTGGATATCGGGGCTGGGGCTGATGCCCGGCCGCGCCGATCTGGCGGGGATGCTGCAGCAGGCCTTGGGCTCGGTTGGCCGGCTGACGTCGGCGGTCGGATCGGTGCTCGGCGCCGCCGCCAGCCTGGTGATGATCCTGACGATCGGCCTGTTCGTGGCGATCGAGCCGCGGATCTACGAGCGCGGGCTGCAATGGATGGTGCCGGTCGCGGCGCGCGACGAATTCGCGCTTACGATCGGCCGGATGGCACGCACGCTGCGGGTGCTGCTGGCGGGACGGCTGCTCGGCATGCTGTTCGAAGGCATGCTCACCTGGATCCTGCTGTCGATCGCCGGCGTGCCGATGGCGCTGCTGCTCGGAATCCTCACCGGCATCCTGGCCTTCATTCCCAATATCGGCGCCTTCGTCAGCGGCGTGCTGATGGTCTCGGTGGGGTTCAGCGCGGGCTATGACCAGGGTTTCTGGGCGATCATCATCTATTTCGCGGTCCAGACCTTCGACGGCTATGTGCTGATCCCGCTGGTCGCGAAGCGCACCGTCGATCTGCCGCCGGCGCTGACGCTTTCGGCGCAGATATTGGCGAGCACGCTGTTCGGGCTGCTCGGGCTGGCGCTGGCCGATCCGATGGTTGCGATGATAAAGGTCGCGCTGGAAAGCGAGGCCGAGCGTTCGGCGCGCACCAGTGCAACGCTCCGCCGCGGCTTCCAGTGGCGCTTCCGCCACCGCGAGGGCGGCCCCTCCGAACTTCCTAGCGGACCCGGTGCATGA
- the lepB gene encoding signal peptidase I codes for MAADELALTHENVEVPESEARAGTDWWAEARGILWLVLAVLGFHSFVAKPFFIPSESMLPGLLVGDRLVVTKYPYGYSFVTPTFHLLPFMPGRLFGRMPKRGDVVIVTPPGTTTDYIKRVIGLPGDRLAVRDGVVFLNGTPVPRRAMGERDLPVDANTRCDPIHYSGRLVRGANGRAWCRVPVFRETLPGGRSYDTIDLGWSPGDNYPEIRVPKDRVFLMGDNRDNSADSRYSIANNGLGGAVPWENIGGRAEFITFSLDGSATWNPLTWPASFRPGRAGKSLHPQKDGE; via the coding sequence ATGGCCGCGGATGAACTGGCGTTGACGCACGAGAATGTGGAAGTCCCCGAGTCCGAAGCGCGCGCAGGCACCGATTGGTGGGCGGAGGCGCGCGGTATCTTGTGGCTCGTGTTGGCCGTGCTCGGCTTCCACAGCTTTGTCGCCAAACCCTTCTTCATCCCGTCCGAATCGATGCTGCCCGGGCTGCTGGTCGGCGATCGGCTGGTCGTCACCAAATATCCCTATGGCTATTCGTTCGTGACGCCCACCTTTCATTTGCTTCCCTTCATGCCGGGCCGGCTATTCGGACGCATGCCCAAGCGCGGCGACGTGGTGATCGTCACCCCGCCGGGCACCACCACCGACTATATCAAGCGAGTCATCGGTCTGCCTGGTGATCGCCTCGCGGTGCGTGACGGAGTCGTGTTCCTGAACGGTACGCCGGTGCCGCGGCGGGCGATGGGCGAGCGCGACCTGCCGGTGGACGCCAATACCCGCTGCGATCCGATCCACTATTCGGGGCGGCTGGTGCGCGGCGCGAACGGACGGGCATGGTGCCGCGTGCCGGTCTTCCGCGAGACGCTGCCGGGTGGCCGGTCCTACGATACGATCGACCTCGGCTGGAGCCCCGGCGACAACTATCCCGAGATCCGCGTGCCGAAGGACCGGGTCTTCCTGATGGGCGACAATCGCGACAACAGCGCCGACAGCCGCTATTCGATCGCCAATAACGGTCTGGGCGGCGCGGTCCCGTGGGAGAATATCGGCGGTCGCGCCGAGTTCATCACCTTCTCGCTCGACGGCAGCGCGACCTGGAACCCGCTGACCTGGCCCGCCTCGTTCCGCCCGGGCCGCGCGGGCAAGTCGCTCCATCCCCAGAAGGACGGCGAATGA
- the acpS gene encoding holo-ACP synthase — MIIGLGSDLCNIERIQSSLDRFGTRFEQRVFTDLERDKAARRPHTKAGTLAKRFAAKEAYSKAVGTGFKRGVFMKDIGVVNSPSGAPTLALTGGAKARLDAITPDGHVAKVHLTLTDDHPWAFAMVMIEAVAIGGSD, encoded by the coding sequence GTGATCATCGGCCTCGGCTCGGACCTCTGCAACATCGAGCGGATCCAGTCCTCGCTCGATCGCTTCGGCACCCGTTTCGAGCAGCGCGTCTTCACCGACCTCGAGCGCGATAAGGCCGCGCGTCGGCCGCATACCAAGGCCGGAACCCTCGCCAAGCGCTTCGCCGCGAAGGAAGCTTATTCCAAGGCGGTCGGAACCGGCTTCAAGCGGGGCGTGTTCATGAAGGACATTGGTGTCGTCAATTCACCCTCCGGTGCGCCCACATTGGCGCTCACCGGCGGGGCCAAGGCCAGGCTTGACGCCATCACCCCCGACGGTCACGTCGCAAAGGTGCATCTGACGCTGACCGACGACCATCCCTGGGCCTTCGCCATGGTGATGATCGAGGCCGTGGCGATCGGGGGAAGCGATTGA
- a CDS encoding pyridoxine 5'-phosphate synthase, which produces MTGRLRLGLNIDHVATVRNARGSGYPDPVRAALLAAEAGADGITAHLREDRRHITDDDIARLAAELTIPLNLEMAATDEMLAIALRHRPHAVCIVPEKREERTTEGGLDAAGQHNHLAPMVAQLLDAGCRVSLFIEPDERQIDAALRLRAPVVELHTGRYCELPEDGRADELRRIADAAALAAKAGLEPHAGHGLTFDNVVPIAAIPQVMELNIGHFLIGEAIFEGLAPVVRRMRELMDSAR; this is translated from the coding sequence GTGACCGGCCGCCTTCGCCTCGGTCTCAACATCGATCATGTCGCCACCGTGCGCAACGCGCGCGGCTCGGGCTATCCCGATCCGGTCCGCGCGGCGCTGCTCGCGGCCGAGGCCGGGGCCGACGGCATCACCGCGCATCTGCGCGAGGATCGCCGCCACATCACCGACGACGACATCGCCCGCCTCGCCGCCGAGCTAACCATCCCGCTCAACCTGGAGATGGCCGCGACCGACGAGATGCTTGCGATCGCGCTGCGGCACCGCCCCCACGCGGTGTGCATAGTCCCCGAAAAGCGCGAGGAGCGCACCACCGAGGGTGGGCTCGATGCGGCAGGGCAGCATAACCATCTGGCGCCGATGGTTGCGCAGCTGCTCGACGCCGGCTGCCGGGTGTCGCTGTTCATCGAGCCGGACGAGCGCCAGATCGACGCCGCGCTTCGCCTGCGCGCGCCGGTCGTCGAGCTACACACCGGCCGCTATTGCGAGCTGCCCGAGGATGGCCGCGCCGACGAGCTCCGCCGCATTGCCGATGCTGCGGCGCTGGCGGCAAAGGCCGGGCTCGAGCCGCATGCCGGGCATGGCCTTACCTTCGACAATGTCGTCCCGATCGCTGCGATCCCGCAGGTGATGGAGCTCAATATCGGCCATTTCCTGATCGGCGAGGCGATCTTCGAGGGGTTGGCGCCGGTGGTGCGGCGGATGCGCGAACTGATGGATTCGGCGCGGTGA
- the pyrE gene encoding orotate phosphoribosyltransferase produces the protein MTGDEILEEFRNAGALLEGHFILSSGLRSPLFLQKMRIFEDPVRTGRICGALALKIRESFGEVDIVVSPAIGGIIPGYETARALGCKAVFVEREEGEFQLRRSFEIPEGARVVMVEDIVTTGLSSRECIAAIRRHPGNLVGAACIVDRSNGTADIGVPLVSLLQLDVPAYPADQLPPELAAIPPVKPGSRVPA, from the coding sequence TTGACCGGCGACGAGATTCTCGAGGAGTTCCGCAATGCGGGAGCGTTGCTGGAGGGGCATTTCATCCTGTCCTCGGGGCTGCGCTCGCCGCTTTTCCTGCAAAAGATGCGAATCTTCGAGGATCCGGTGCGCACCGGACGCATTTGCGGCGCGCTTGCGCTCAAGATTCGCGAGTCGTTCGGCGAGGTAGACATCGTCGTATCGCCGGCGATCGGCGGGATCATTCCCGGCTATGAGACCGCGCGGGCGCTCGGCTGCAAGGCAGTGTTCGTGGAGCGCGAGGAGGGCGAATTCCAGCTTCGCCGCAGCTTCGAGATTCCGGAGGGCGCGCGCGTCGTGATGGTCGAGGATATCGTGACTACGGGACTCAGCTCGCGTGAGTGCATCGCCGCGATTCGCCGGCACCCGGGAAATCTGGTCGGCGCGGCCTGCATCGTCGATCGCTCGAACGGCACCGCCGATATCGGCGTGCCGCTGGTCTCGCTGCTCCAGCTCGACGTGCCCGCTTATCCCGCCGACCAGCTTCCGCCCGAGCTGGCGGCGATCCCGCCGGTCAAGCCCGGAAGCCGCGTGCCCGCGTGA